Proteins encoded in a region of the Haloglomus salinum genome:
- a CDS encoding UPF0058 family protein yields the protein MHKDELLELHEQMVSIMETFDGMDDVDSSVFEEYKGLDVTPNDVHKSKSEHKHAVFVLGNALAKVMSEDEFSDAGRIGKRMEELADDAERKL from the coding sequence ATGCACAAGGACGAACTGCTGGAGCTCCACGAACAGATGGTCTCCATCATGGAGACGTTCGACGGGATGGACGATGTCGACTCCAGCGTCTTCGAGGAGTACAAGGGGCTGGACGTGACCCCGAACGACGTCCACAAGTCCAAATCGGAGCACAAACACGCCGTGTTCGTCCTCGGGAACGCCCTCGCGAAGGTGATGAGCGAGGACGAGTTCTCCGACGCCGGCCGTATCGGCAAGCGGATGGAAGAGTTGGCCGACGACGCCGAGCGCAAGCTCTGA
- a CDS encoding ribbon-helix-helix domain-containing protein, translated as MPKVQITVPEHLEMQIAQLVERGEFVNREEAIEDLLSTGIRAYKTSGPMEDEDAGFEDDGMMGHEDEYVF; from the coding sequence ATGCCGAAGGTACAAATCACCGTTCCTGAACACCTGGAGATGCAGATCGCCCAGCTCGTCGAACGGGGCGAGTTCGTCAACCGTGAGGAGGCCATCGAGGACCTCCTGTCGACCGGAATCCGTGCGTACAAGACGAGTGGCCCGATGGAGGACGAGGACGCCGGCTTCGAGGACGACGGGATGATGGGCCACGAGGACGAGTACGTCTTCTGA
- a CDS encoding sulfite oxidase-like oxidoreductase, producing the protein MSDIVDVTDLYHEFGEERLPPGQRETSAFPVLSKSGTPSVAEPDVEVWGAVEEPTTFSFDEFHDLPSETQRQDFHCVTGWSKFDCEFTGVTFPTLAEAVGVTDDAVHVMFHAADGYTTDLPLEACMRRETMLAWGFDGEPLSADHGGPLRVVTPHRYAYKGAKWVTGVEFLTEPERGYWEQRGYSVTADPWAEERYA; encoded by the coding sequence ATGAGCGATATCGTCGACGTGACCGACCTCTACCACGAGTTCGGCGAGGAGCGGCTCCCGCCGGGGCAGCGCGAGACGAGCGCGTTCCCGGTGCTGTCCAAATCCGGCACGCCGTCGGTGGCTGAGCCCGATGTCGAGGTCTGGGGGGCCGTCGAGGAGCCGACGACCTTCTCGTTCGACGAGTTCCACGACCTGCCCAGCGAGACGCAGCGACAGGACTTCCACTGTGTCACGGGCTGGTCGAAGTTCGACTGCGAGTTCACCGGCGTCACCTTCCCGACGCTCGCCGAGGCCGTCGGTGTCACCGACGACGCGGTGCACGTCATGTTCCACGCCGCCGACGGCTACACGACCGACCTCCCGCTCGAGGCCTGCATGCGCCGGGAGACGATGCTGGCATGGGGCTTCGACGGCGAGCCCCTGTCGGCGGACCACGGCGGCCCGCTCCGCGTGGTGACACCGCACCGCTATGCCTACAAGGGGGCCAAGTGGGTGACTGGCGTCGAGTTCCTGACCGAACCCGAGCGCGGCTACTGGGAGCAGCGTGGGTACTCGGTCACGGCGGATCCGTGGGCGGAAGAGCGGTACGCGTAG
- a CDS encoding YkgJ family cysteine cluster protein, which translates to MEFDPSLTFECVDDCTWCCQHGVLLYEKDLLELAARESINDPVTQAHGRDFVRREQKDRDEHVDPEDGAACYFLRDDGLCALHAEHEWKPARCSVFPLEVQVEDGDIHVSIRDSAHEHCEGLDVSERRVVDNLEAFLPELLWELDDPTTEVEL; encoded by the coding sequence GTGGAGTTCGACCCCTCGCTGACGTTCGAGTGTGTCGACGACTGTACCTGGTGCTGTCAGCACGGCGTCCTGCTGTACGAGAAGGACCTGCTGGAACTCGCCGCGCGCGAGTCGATCAACGACCCGGTCACCCAGGCACATGGCCGGGACTTCGTCCGCCGCGAACAGAAGGACCGCGACGAGCACGTCGACCCGGAGGACGGCGCCGCCTGCTACTTCCTGCGCGATGACGGGCTCTGTGCGCTCCACGCCGAACACGAGTGGAAGCCCGCGCGATGTTCCGTGTTCCCCCTTGAGGTCCAGGTCGAGGACGGTGACATCCACGTCTCCATCCGGGACAGCGCCCACGAACACTGCGAGGGGCTCGACGTGAGCGAGCGCCGCGTCGTCGACAACCTGGAGGCGTTCCTCCCCGAGTTGCTGTGGGAACTCGACGACCCGACGACCGAGGTCGAGCTGTAG
- a CDS encoding CRISPR-associated protein Cas4, whose product MEAFSDIATAAYCPRQLYYRRRHSDHGVPESAAERRALAFRYDELLDPAHDLRGEPVDVTPTQFRARLSAAKERLDAWGALVDPAGREVLLEGKDARGIAHKVLDGSALASAPTVSVISAGEPPERGVWEPDSVRAVAAAKALAWERETAVDHAFVEYPAHGVIRHISLGTRRTAAYRHALRVARSMDGPPPRLENDDRCAPCEYRTECGTRTRTLRSLLGGD is encoded by the coding sequence ATGGAGGCGTTCTCCGACATCGCGACGGCCGCGTACTGTCCCCGGCAGCTCTACTACCGACGCAGGCATTCCGACCACGGGGTTCCGGAGTCGGCGGCCGAGCGCCGGGCGCTGGCGTTCCGGTACGACGAGTTGCTCGACCCGGCCCACGACCTGCGAGGGGAACCGGTCGATGTGACGCCCACGCAGTTCCGGGCGCGGCTCTCGGCCGCGAAGGAGCGACTCGACGCGTGGGGTGCGCTGGTCGACCCCGCGGGGCGGGAGGTGCTGCTTGAGGGGAAGGACGCCCGGGGTATCGCGCACAAGGTCCTCGACGGGTCGGCGCTCGCGTCTGCGCCGACCGTCTCGGTCATCAGCGCCGGCGAGCCGCCCGAGCGGGGCGTCTGGGAACCCGACTCCGTCCGCGCGGTGGCGGCCGCGAAGGCGCTCGCGTGGGAGCGCGAGACGGCGGTCGACCACGCCTTCGTCGAATACCCGGCGCATGGTGTGATCCGCCACATCTCCCTCGGGACCCGGCGCACGGCCGCGTACCGCCACGCGCTCCGGGTCGCGCGGTCGATGGACGGGCCGCCGCCCCGACTCGAGAACGACGACCGCTGTGCGCCCTGCGAGTACCGAACTGAATGCGGGACCCGGACACGGACGCTCCGGTCGCTGCTGGGTGGGGACTAA
- a CDS encoding L-threonylcarbamoyladenylate synthase has product MSTGSVSDDTIEDAADRIGSGGLVVYPTETVYGLGADATDAAAVERVFEAKGRSRDKPLSMAVPDLPAAAPYVRLGERERAFCDRFLPGPVTVVAERTDRVPDVLVAGGERVGLRVPDHAVARRLAEAADRPVTATSANLSGEGSARNVDEIASSIRDRAFVVDGGRTPGGGSTVVDVTTGTIHRRGNRIDAIEQWLAEH; this is encoded by the coding sequence GTTCGGGCGGGCTGGTCGTCTACCCGACCGAGACCGTGTACGGGCTCGGCGCCGACGCGACCGACGCGGCCGCGGTCGAACGGGTCTTCGAGGCCAAGGGCCGGTCGCGTGACAAGCCGCTCTCGATGGCCGTCCCCGACCTCCCGGCCGCGGCGCCGTACGTCCGACTCGGCGAGCGCGAACGGGCCTTCTGCGACCGGTTCCTCCCCGGGCCGGTCACCGTCGTCGCCGAGCGGACCGACCGCGTCCCGGACGTGCTCGTCGCGGGCGGCGAGCGGGTCGGTCTTCGCGTGCCCGACCACGCGGTCGCGCGACGGCTGGCCGAGGCTGCCGACCGTCCGGTCACGGCGACGAGTGCCAACCTGAGTGGCGAGGGGAGCGCTCGAAACGTCGACGAGATAGCATCGTCCATCCGTGACCGGGCGTTCGTCGTCGACGGCGGGCGGACGCCGGGCGGCGGGAGCACCGTCGTCGACGTGACGACCGGGACCATCCACCGGCGCGGGAACCGTATCGACGCCATCGAGCAGTGGCTGGCCGAGCACTGA